AATGCCTGTCAAATAAATCAAAGTGCATTTATTTTCGGGATGAGGACTTTGATATGAAGCAGCATATAGCACTGGATACTTGACATCCCACAGAGCGAAACCCATCTTTCCATCAACTGCCAACTCTCTTTTTGCTAAACAAGGAGATGGGTTTCTGTAAGATGAAATTGATAGCTGTTGACACAGCAGTACTCCATGGAAGCATCCAAGAAACTGGGACTTGCAGCGTATATGAAGCTCTTCTCTCCAACACCAGAGACACGCCTCTTTAAATCTAACGTCGAAGCTGTAAATTTGGATATCAGCAGGTTCTTGATCATCAAAGGTGAGTTGAAGCCATGGTGGTGCAGGATTGGGATTGCACTTGCTTGGTAGTCGCCATGATTTGGTGACGGCCCTGGAAAAGGTTTTGTTTTGACTTAGTGGGGGCTGCTGTTCTATTAGGTAAATGAGTTGCGGGGGAAGATAAGGCCAAAGCTTTGGAGCGTTGGCTTCTTTGCTGGTGTATGATGATTTGAGCTGGCTTttaatcttcttcttttcctttcttgcCATAGCTGCAATCAAATGTGTGAGAGAGAATGGGTTGAGGTTCATGTGTTGAAAGATGAGGCAAATAACGATAAGCATACGTGATCTCCAAGCTCATCAATGTTCTACAGTACAAACATATGCAAAGTGCTGAGTTGAccccttgggcagcaagttacTTCTAACACCTTGTTTTCTCTTTCTCTATaacatttttcaaaaatttactattattacgaaaaattcattaattgatttttaaattttaataaaaaaattattaattaattttttaattttaaaaaatatattaaaatattttttaattttttttaaaaaattattaattagtcattTATTTGAACTATTAAGTGTTTTAATAATTCTTATAATATGTAAAAATACATTTCAtaagatttttgaaaattttaagaatattttaatatattttttaaaattaaaaaattaattaataaatttttctatatcacAAATTTCAAAtgttaattttcaaaattttatcatataattatatatacaaattataaTAAACTTTCTGCTCTTATTTAATTTGACTAATTTTgtaagaatttaaaaattaaaaaaaatgttttaaaaaatttttatttttaacaaaattaataaaataaaatttaattctcttaAATTCTGATaagaattgattttgaattaaaaataaatcttataaaaatttataaaaaataattttatttaaatctatttacatcaaaattacttaattagatCTTAAAAgtccttttttttccttttttttatgtttttattttttgtttattttatttaattttaaattttgtttcttttaattttaaatttaattttttatttttaattgatagttactctttaaaaattaatttaattttaatattgactgttaatatttaatacatttataattaatattaagaaatttattatattattttattaatttaaaaaatcttaatttatatAGTAAAAAGTTATGTATAAAATtcagattttaaataaaattaattaccaAAAGAATTTATCATTtgcaaattattataattacattcaatattaattaaattttaaattttatatattattccaAATATATTTACCGTTAGTTTTTATGGTTAGTGTCTAACAGAATTGCCCCATCATAATTAGTGTCTAACGGAATTGCTCCATCATAGCTGTGTGATCGATCACGTCATCACCATATCATACTGCGACTTTAACAAATTTTgagatataattaataaaaattttaaaaatttaagatgtaatcataaatttttttaaagtttagaatttattaattattttatttaaaattaaaatttataattttttaattattattttatattaattgaatttcaaattaatccacctcctaaattatttttttataaaatttacactaaatattattataatttaaaaaatacataattaacgatataaatttttttttttcaaatgaagaACGGGGATTGAATCTGAGATATTTCAGATTCACTCGAATGtacttaccaccagactaaatTTTTGAGTgcaacaatataaatattttattatgatataattttaactataaaaaataatttatttttaagaacatTTTGAACATTGTCTCAtacaattaatgaaaaattaacaaataaaaataattttcaacttgtcaaaagaaaataattaagaaaaattaattgattaattaataatgatcTTCTTCATTTAGCCTTGGAAGTGCATCGATGAGGTATATAATCTCCACTAGATTTTTGAAATCTAAGCTGACATTCCAAGTGACAACGAAATCTAATCGACCCAAGAATCCCAACTTTCCATCTAGCTCTCACATTCCCTTTCAAATCAAACCTAACTTCATCTTCATTCAAGAACACATCCACATCCTTCATTTGCTCTGGATTCAACGGTATTGAATCTGAAGTAGCCACAAAATTAAAATCCACCGAGCTGTTCTTCCTCACCTCGTAGTGTTCCGCCACCAGTTTTGCTATCTCTAACCCATCAAAAATCAGCGTCAGCTTCATGTCGGAAAGGCTCGCATGAGCTCTGGTGTTGTCGTTTTCCGACCGGACAATGATCATTACTTGGGTTACTAGAACACCCGCTAAGTCGTATTGGAAGAGGTTCAGGTGAGCGTCGACTATGCTAATGACTGGGATTCTTGGGTGATATAGTAAATAACCCACAAACACCACTACACCGCCGATGATTGCTCCGACGGCTAGGAAGGAGCAAATGACGGCGGTGCACCACCATAAAGGGTGGGTTCCTTTGGGTTCGTGGAGTTGGTGCTTGTCGCGCATTGAAGGTGGAATAATTGGCAATCTAGAGAGGACATTGGGTGAATTAATGGGTTGAAGGATTTGGTTCTTGGAGTCTGATTTGTGGGTGAGGTTTGGTATCTTCTTTCCcttgttttaaagcatttctcATGtgttaaataaatcaaaattaaaatttaagtatttttaaaagcaattaaattaaattagaagaGAAATTGATCTGatgtaatttgatttatttaatcagttaatttttttatctttttatatttatttttaatattttaaaatttagttaaaatactttaatctcaattaaaatttatcttttttatattattaaaatgatataatattataaataatcgatttgatttaatttttttattaaaattgaatcaaattaaataactgaattatataaatttaaaatcgaatcgaattgaaaaaatataaataaattatttcaattcaattaattatttcaatttgaattgaatataatttatttctaattattataaaaatacaagatgaaaaatataaataaattgagtttTATGTACACAATAGCATAAGCCTGTGTGTTAAGGAATTCTTTATTGGATTTCTGCTTTatattcttccttttctgttgttTCTCTCTAAGGAAAATATACCAAACTTGCATTGTTATTTACTAATTCTTCCCTTTTTCTGTGCTTCTAATTAAATAAGCACTTACTTTGCAATATCTTACATAGTTTATGGAATATTTTATTGCTAAGCGAATTTTGACCTAATTcacttgattaatttttttatcggtAAGTAGAAGTACTTAGGGGAGAAGACGAATCGACTTGATTAATTAAGTTGCATTTTTTCACTAAAAAAATCGTGTCAcattaagaaattattatttattaaaactattaattttatcctttttattttactgATGACCGGTGAGATGCGGAGATAACTGGAATAGCGATGATTTCTTAAGATTTTGAGAAAAATCTTTTATATAGTAATACTATTTAAAATAGACAGTGAGGTATAATCATAATACTGGACTATGTAATATGAATTTAATAAACTAATATGCGATCTAACCCATATATAAAGAAAGGCCGAATAATCATGATAtccaaatttaaagaaaaaaaaaaagatttgacACTTTAGGATTTATCGATTTTAGGTCGGACAAGACTTAGGTTCCATAAGAAAATTATCGTTAGTAACTATAATCTAGCAAATTCTTTTCACGTCTGCGATCACGAAATTTCCGATCAATCAGCCGATAAAAATCTTTTACCAACGAGTTGGCCACATCGTTACTAGATTATcaagaaatactatatttatatccactttcttacaatataaaaggaaaataatcaCAGAGGTAAATGTACGCTATTCTGGAACACTATTCAAGTTCGAAACAGTTCATTGCATTCTCCTGATTCCACAGTATACTGATTTGAGTGTCAGAGTGACTATTAtgcacccaccaccacctcacattctcttcgtTGTAGGTTTAGCCAATTACAACACAACTCTGTTCCAGCCACGTCATCATTTTATTTTCAgtaatatcatttggttccattatcGAGAATttcattgaattctctctattcatttaggttaaaatcggtctcttatcccttttctctcaaaaagaaatctctcttttATCTTTAGAAATGGCCAACAATTCACAAGCTGTTACTAAGATTGATACCAAATGAGAATGTTATCGTTTCTTGCACTCTTGGTAGTGGACAAAATATACCCCTTATTATCAAAGAGGCAAATTTCAGCAATTTGGATATCGAGCAAATACTCTAGTACGTTAGAAGGTTGTAGGTTATTTTCGAACAATATAAAACTCAGGAAGAGGCATCACTCATGGCTTCTAAGGAGAGGGAAGAAGTTTCCGTAGAGACCTTAAGGACTTGGACAAAGTAATCCAGACTCAGTTTAAAGAGAAGGACAAGTTCGAGAAAGAGGAGCCATCAGATGATGTTCCCAAGGACACGGGCTGGAAGCTGGTACAGACTGCCCAAATATGCTAGAAAGGATGGGAAGATAATAAAAGGATGGGTTAGAAGTAAGGCCAAAAGCGAGAGAAGCAAGGATATGGAGAAATCACAAAAGTTACCCGGtctcccaagaaagaaatggtcgaggtaagtataagaagTATACCCTATTGAACGGCTTACAAACACATATTCTAAAGTAGATTAAGAAAAATGACAAGAGGATCAGGTGGCCTTTTGAACTCAATACTAAAAAAGCCGAAAAACGAGACAGGATTAGATACTGCCATTTTCATAAAGACCACAAATATATAACGGAGGAGTGTCGGCAATTGAAAAATGAGATCGAAAGTTTAGTAGAGAATGGAACACTTCGAAAATTTATCAAAAAGAGTAAAAAAGATAAAAGGCCCGAGCTCAATGTAACAATTTCCAAAACCACCACTGATAGTGAACCAACCTGTAAGGGATTTATTCATGTAATTGCAGGAGAACTGAGTGTTAATAGAGAAGACAATGAGAATATCGCAGATGTTCAGCTTTTGGATCCAACTCCGAGTTTTGAAATTGGTCAAGTTAGACGATCGAGTCTTctattttattcttaaaaaaatatttgtgatttatgaaaatgttataaaactaagattaggggtgagcattcagtCACTTcaattcaaaatcgaaccgaaccaaataaactaaaaactaaaattttagtatttataaaaatcgaaccgaactgattttgatcagaaaccgaatcaaatcgaactgatccgatttgattcgattcgatttgatcggtttgaatttttaataattttttttattttttacactttatttttaatattttaaaatttaattgaaatattttaactttaatatgatctaatctctctatattattgaaaataatatattattattagtaatcgattcagtttgatttttttaattttttttctgatcaaaactgaaccgatttgaaataactaaaatttttaaaattaaaaattaaattgaatcaaaatgaataaaaaatcgaatcgaatttttaaattaatttgattcagtctattttttcggtttgaactgaatactgctcacccctaactaAGATGCATTCTTCAAGCTTCTTTGATAGGAAAATGAGAATCGTTAGATAGATGAAAGCGTGGAAACAAGAACAAAGGCATAAGGCAATTGCCAGATCATTTGAGCATGGGTCCGGCATTATAATCCAAGTGTTGGTCCCACATTATAATCCGGGCGTTGGTCTCGCATTATAATCCTGGCGTTGgtccataaaaataaattcataaaaggccacaaggccatctgAGCATGGGTCCGGCAGATAATCCCAGCATGGGTCCCACATGATAATCTGGGTGTTGATCCGCAgaaacaaattcataaaagacCACAAGGTCATTCGGGCATGGGTCCCGCAAATAATCCGAGCATGGATTCTACAGATAATCCAAGCATAGGTCTCGCATTATAATCCGAACGTTGGTCCTCAGAAACAAATTtagaaaaggccacaaggccatccgggCATGGGACTCGTAAGAcaaggcatttgatgctagGCCTCAAGGCAGGTACATGATAGGGCAACctactgggtgttagtcccacttctTGAGAATTTTCTAAAGCAATTGATGCCAGGCCTCAAGGCGGGTACATGCCAGGCCGACCTtctaggtgttagtcccgcatAATGAGAAAATTATAAGGCAGTTAATGCCAGACCTCAAGGCGGGTACACGTCAGACCGAcctaccgggtgttagtcccgcatcATGAGAAGATTTTAAAGCAGTTGATGTCGGGCTTCAAGATGGGTACACGCCAGGTCGACCTTCCGGGTTTTAGTCCCGCATCATAAGAAGAttataaggcatttgatgccagacCTCAAGACAGGTATATGTCAGGCCGACCTACCTAGTATTAGTCTCGCTTCATGAGAAGTTTCTAAGACAATTGATGCCGAGCCTCAAGGCGGGTACACGCTAGGCCAACCTACCGAGTGTTAGTCACGCTTCATGAGAAGTTTCTAAAGCAGTTGATGCTAGGCCTCAAGGTGGATACATACCAGATTGACctttcgggtgttagtcctgcaTCATGAGAAGATTCTAAGGCAATTGATGCAAGGCCTCAAGATGGGTATATGCCAGACCGACCTATCGGGTGTTAGTTCCGCTTCaagaaaagtttctaaggcagtTGATTATAGGCCTCAAGGCGGGGTACACACTAGGCCGAActttcgggtgttagtcctgcaCCATAAAAAGATTCTAAGGTAGTGATGCCAGGCCTCAAAGCAGGTACATGCCAAGCCGACCTACCgtgtgttagtcccgcttcaaGAAAAATTTCTAAGGTAGTTGATACTAGGCCTCAAGGTGGATACACGCCAGGTGGACcttccgagtgttagtcccgcatCACGAGAAGATTCTAAAGCAGTTGATGTCAGGCCTTAAGGTAGGTACACGCCAGACTGACCTACatggtgttagtcccgcttcatgagaaatttctaaggcatttgatgttaGAAAGCTCACCAGGGCCAAAAAATTACTTGGAAGCTCGTCAAGGCTAGGAAAAGCCAAGAGAGCTAGAAAAACGCTTGGAAGCTCgcaaaggcatttgatgccagaaAAGTTGTCAGGGCTAGAGAAAGTCCAAAAGCACACCAGGGCTGAAAAATGCCCGAAAGCTCATAAAAGCTAGAAAAGCCAAGGAGTTCGTAGGGCTAGAAAAACGTCCGAAAGCTCGCAAAAGTATTTGATGCTAGAAAGCTCGTCAGGGATAGAGAAAGCCCGAATGCATGCTAGGGCTGGAAAATGTTCGAAAGCTCGTAAAAGTTAGAAAAGTCAAGGAGCTCGTAAAGGCTAGAAAAATGCCCAGAAGCTCgcaaaggcatttgatgccaaaaAGCTCGTCAGGACTGGAGAAAGCCTAAAAGCACGTCAGGGCTGAAAAATGCCTAGAAGCTCGTAAAAGCTAGAAAAGCCAAGGAGCTCGTAAAGGCTAGAAAAATGCTCGAAAACTTACAAACACATTTAATGCCAGAAAGCTTGTCAAGGCTCGAGAAAGCTGAAAGCACGCCAGGGCTGAAAAATGCTCGGAAGCTCATAAAAGCTAGAAAGCCAAAGAGCTTGTAAGGGTTAGAAAAACGCCCGGAAGCTCgcaaaggcatttgatgccagaaAGCTCATCAGGGCTAGAGAAAGCCCGAAAGCACGTTAGGGCTGAAAAATGCCCGAAAATTCATAAAGGTTAGAAAAGGCTAAGAAGCTCGCAAGGGTTAGAAAAATGTCTAGAAGCTCACAAAGGTATTTCATGCTAGAAAGCTAGTCAGGGCTAGAGAAAGCACAGAAGGGTTAGAAAAATGTCCAGAAGCTCACAAAGGTATTTGATGCTAGAAAGCTCGTCAGGGTTAGAGAAAGTACAGAAGCATGTCAGTGCTAGAGAAAGTTCAGAAGCACGTCGGGGTGAAAAATATCCGAAAACTTATCAAGGCATTATTATGTCactcagatctatttttgtcAAGACAAGATCTTAAATTTGACTGGTCGGTAGAGCAAGCAAGAAGAAAGTAATGACATCATGCGCTTAGTCCGGATAAATAAGTCTCATAACCTAGATCATGAAAACAACTGTCACTTTCAAATCTAAATAATAGAAGACCAGCAGGGGAACTTTGATGTTATATGAGACTCGTCTAAAGTAGACAGTGAGCTGTTACCATAAGATTGGGCCACGTGGCAAGGATTTGATAAACCAATATGCGGTCCCACTTGTAGAAAGGAAGGCTCAGAGGACCATGGTGTCCGGATCCAAAGAGAAAAGGAGACCCATGAGTTTCAGGATAGGTCGGCTCAGGTCGAACATGACTCACCCTCATAACTTCAGAGCTCCACAAGGAAGTTACCATTAACAACTACAATATAACAGATCCCCTTCACGCCTGCGATCATGGGATTCCCGACCAATTAGTCGGTGAAGATCCTTTATCAACGAGCCGGCCATATCATTATCGGATTATcaagaaatactatatttatactcaccttcttatagtataacAGGGTAACGGTCATAGAGGCAAATGTACGCTATTTTGGAACACTACTCAAGTTCTAAGGAGTTCATTGCATTCTTCCGAATCCATAGTATACTGACTTAAGTCTTAGAGTGGTTAccgtgggcacccaccaccatctcacattctctttcttgtaggTTTAGCCAATCACAAAACAATTCTGTTTCGGCCACGTCATCATTTTATTTTCAACAACATTAGATAATAAATGAGAGTAGTAATGGAGTTGTGTTTATCCTTAAAAAGG
This region of Manihot esculenta cultivar AM560-2 chromosome 10, M.esculenta_v8, whole genome shotgun sequence genomic DNA includes:
- the LOC110624261 gene encoding uncharacterized protein LOC110624261 → MRDKHQLHEPKGTHPLWWCTAVICSFLAVGAIIGGVVVFVGYLLYHPRIPVISIVDAHLNLFQYDLAGVLVTQVMIIVRSENDNTRAHASLSDMKLTLIFDGLEIAKLVAEHYEVRKNSSVDFNFVATSDSIPLNPEQMKDVDVFLNEDEVRFDLKGNVRARWKVGILGSIRFRCHLECQLRFQKSSGDYIPHRCTSKAK